A genomic segment from Bubalus kerabau isolate K-KA32 ecotype Philippines breed swamp buffalo chromosome 14, PCC_UOA_SB_1v2, whole genome shotgun sequence encodes:
- the LOC129626900 gene encoding basic proline-rich protein-like, producing the protein MSKKAPKSWRSSEESRSLSALLVTRALLPWGYSGSSLRSWLSSPQSPGVEQRARVRGVWGGRGDSSAAENRGVQGIPRSLQAHPGRGAPGFPRRPARGARGAADPPAQRSRSRGGKQVGVEPARGSRERRAREGCGRRPPRCGRCPPAGAPGPRPEHPGAVPARAHRSRAAWPSPGVPGGTPPAAPNHPGPPPTSRAAGAQEEEEKAAAAAAAAPVRGRAERGRRRSARRGGRGRVCAPEPAPPSAPPRLPRPASPRLRHRHTPTKHPPPCAPAGRRAAGSPSERQLPRLEPLAFPAPSARRAEPGSIFFPFLSQPSLVWAPPAAAGEWGPAMGKGVKISEDYCSF; encoded by the exons ATGTCGAAAAAAGCACCTAAG AGCTGGAGGAGCTCGGAGGAAAGTCGGAGCCTCTCTGCGCTCCTCGTTACCCGCGCGCTCCTTCCCTGGGGATACTCGGGGTCATCACTCAGGAGCTGGCTCTCCTCTCCCCAGTCCCCCGGGGTCGAGCAGCGGGCCAGGGTCAGGGGCGTGTGGGGAGGGCGGGGGGATAGCTCCGCGGCCGAGAACAGAGGGGTCCAGGGAATCCCGCGAAGCCTCCAAGCGCATCCCGGCCGGGGCGCCCCGGGCTTTCCCCGCCGCCCCGCGCGCGGCGCCCGCGGGGCCGCGGACCCTCCGGCTCAGCGGAGCCGGAGCCGCGGAGGGAAGCAGGTGGGTGTGGAGCCCGCCCGGGGCAGCCGGGAGCGGCGGGCGCGCGAGGGGTGTGGGAGGCGCCCGCCGAGGTGTGGGCGGTGCCCTCCCGCCGGCGCCCCGGGGCCGCGCCCCGAACACCCCGGCGCTGTCCCTGCTCGAGCGCACCGCTCCCGCGCCGCCTGGCCAAGCCCGGGTGTCCCCGGCGGTACCCCGCCAGCCGCACCGAACCACCCGGGCCCGCCGCCAACCTCGAGAGCTGCGGGCgcccaggaagaggaggagaaggcggcggcggcggcggccgccgcTCCAGTCCGCGGGCGCGCGGAGCGCGGGAGGAGGCGGAGCGCGAGGCGGGGTGGCCGCGGGCGGGTGTGCGCGCCCGAGCCGGCGCCCCCGAGCGCCCCGCCTCGCCTCCCGCGCCCAGCCTCTCCCCGGCTCCgccacagacacacacccacCAAGCACCCACCGCCCTGCGCCCCCGCCGGCCGCCGCGCCGCGGGCAGCCCGAGCGAGCGACAACTCCCCCGGCTGGAGCCGCTCGCCTTCCCGGCTCCTTCCGCGCGGCGAGCTGAGCCCGGCtcgattttttttccttttctatcccAGCCCTCTCTGGTCTGGGCGCCGCCGGCGGCGGCAGGGGAATGGGGACCCGCGATGGGGAAGGGGGTGAAGATCTCTGAAGATTATTGTTCTTTTTAA